A section of the Gemmatimonadota bacterium genome encodes:
- a CDS encoding nitrilase-related carbon-nitrogen hydrolase has translation MPRIVKCGLIQATHACATSESLEVIREANLEKHMGLIDQAAAEGVQILCMQEIFTGPYFCAEQSTRWYEATEKIPDGPTTELMKEIARKHEMVIVVPLYEEDTTGVYYNTAAVIDADGTYLGKYRKNHIPHTAPGFWEKFYFRPGNLGYPVFDTRYGKVGVYICYDRHFPEGARELGLNGAEIVFNPSATVAGLSEYLWKLEQPAHAVANAYFVGAINRVGVEDPWRIGEFYGQSYFCDPRGQFVAEASRDRTELITAELDLDQIREVRNVWQFFRDRRPETYEQITAP, from the coding sequence ATGCCACGTATAGTGAAATGCGGCCTGATCCAGGCCACCCACGCCTGCGCTACCAGCGAGTCCCTGGAGGTGATCAGGGAGGCCAACCTCGAGAAGCACATGGGCCTGATCGATCAGGCGGCGGCCGAAGGCGTCCAGATCCTGTGCATGCAGGAGATCTTCACGGGGCCCTACTTCTGCGCCGAGCAGAGCACGCGTTGGTACGAGGCGACCGAGAAGATCCCGGATGGCCCCACCACCGAGCTCATGAAGGAGATCGCCAGGAAGCACGAAATGGTGATCGTCGTCCCGCTCTACGAAGAGGACACGACCGGGGTGTACTACAACACCGCCGCCGTGATCGACGCGGACGGGACCTACCTCGGCAAGTACCGCAAGAACCACATCCCGCACACGGCTCCGGGGTTCTGGGAGAAGTTCTATTTTCGCCCCGGCAACCTGGGCTACCCGGTGTTCGACACGCGCTACGGCAAGGTCGGCGTCTACATCTGCTACGATCGGCACTTCCCGGAGGGCGCGCGTGAACTCGGACTGAACGGCGCGGAAATCGTCTTCAATCCATCGGCGACGGTCGCCGGCCTGTCGGAGTATCTGTGGAAGCTGGAGCAGCCCGCCCACGCGGTGGCCAACGCGTACTTCGTCGGGGCGATCAACCGCGTCGGGGTCGAGGATCCGTGGCGGATCGGTGAGTTCTACGGCCAAAGCTACTTCTGCGATCCGCGCGGCCAGTTCGTGGCGGAGGCGTCCCGGGACCGGACCGAGCTCATCACCGCCGAGCTCGACCTGGACCAGATCCGCGAGGTCCGCAACGTGTGGCAGTTCTTCCGCGACCGCCGGCCGGAGACATACGAGCAGATTACCGCGCCGTAG
- the hydA gene encoding dihydropyrimidinase, translating into MSYTRVIKGGKVVTPKGVVDADVGIEGEKIAAIAPDLSANGAQVVDAGGHYVIPGALDVHVHLELPFCGTVSSDDYRTGSRAGARGGVTTVIDFAIPFAGDTLSDAVDNWLAKAEGKSLIDYTFHVCITRWDEHRDQIDEVVERGFPTFKEFMIYESEGWQSDDRALFATLEKMKDLGAMLLVHAESSRVLDELIARHHTPELMAEYGARLHGMTRPNFIEAEAIQRAVAWSEATGGKLYIVHMSTGEGTDIIKSAQARGVPVLAETCVQYLVLDDSVFGREDGHLFACCPQLKKPEDSERLWRGLRDGEVSVISTDTCTFTREQKAMWEGDFTQIPMGMPGLETLLPLTYTHGVLGGRMSIEDMCRKLSTAPARIMGLGDRKGAIAVGLDADLAIIHPDKRLTVDPESLETNADWSPYEGWDLAGFARTTLSRGEVIVDDYAVVGEAGRGRWLPRSTQSLGV; encoded by the coding sequence ATGAGCTACACGCGCGTGATCAAGGGCGGCAAGGTGGTCACCCCGAAAGGCGTCGTTGACGCGGACGTGGGGATAGAGGGCGAAAAGATCGCCGCCATAGCGCCGGACCTGAGCGCGAACGGCGCCCAGGTGGTCGACGCAGGCGGCCACTACGTCATCCCCGGCGCGCTGGACGTGCACGTGCACCTGGAGCTGCCTTTCTGCGGCACCGTGTCCTCCGACGACTACCGCACCGGCTCGCGTGCGGGCGCGCGCGGAGGCGTGACTACCGTGATCGACTTCGCCATTCCGTTCGCCGGAGACACGCTCTCCGACGCGGTGGACAACTGGCTGGCCAAGGCCGAGGGGAAGTCGCTCATCGACTACACCTTCCACGTCTGCATCACGCGTTGGGACGAGCACAGGGACCAGATCGATGAGGTGGTGGAGCGCGGTTTTCCCACCTTCAAGGAGTTCATGATATACGAGTCCGAGGGCTGGCAGTCCGACGACCGGGCGCTCTTCGCCACGCTGGAGAAGATGAAGGACCTGGGCGCCATGCTGCTCGTGCACGCCGAGTCCTCACGGGTGCTGGACGAGCTCATCGCGCGCCATCACACACCCGAGCTGATGGCCGAGTACGGCGCGCGCCTGCACGGCATGACGCGGCCGAACTTCATCGAGGCGGAGGCCATCCAGCGCGCGGTCGCCTGGAGCGAGGCCACGGGCGGCAAGCTCTACATCGTCCACATGTCGACGGGCGAGGGCACCGACATCATCAAGTCCGCGCAGGCGCGCGGCGTGCCCGTGCTCGCCGAAACCTGCGTCCAGTATCTGGTCCTGGATGACTCGGTGTTCGGGCGCGAGGACGGCCACCTGTTCGCGTGCTGTCCGCAGCTCAAGAAGCCGGAAGACTCCGAGCGGCTGTGGCGCGGGCTGCGCGACGGCGAGGTCTCGGTGATCTCCACGGACACGTGCACGTTCACGCGCGAGCAGAAAGCGATGTGGGAGGGCGACTTCACGCAGATCCCCATGGGCATGCCCGGTCTGGAGACTCTGCTACCGCTGACCTACACGCACGGCGTGCTGGGCGGGCGCATGTCGATCGAGGACATGTGCCGCAAGCTGTCCACGGCGCCGGCTCGCATCATGGGCCTGGGCGACCGCAAGGGCGCGATCGCCGTGGGGCTGGACGCTGACCTGGCGATCATCCACCCGGACAAGCGTCTGACGGTGGACCCGGAGTCGCTGGAGACAAACGCCGACTGGTCGCCCTACGAGGGCTGGGACCTGGCGGGGTTCGCGCGGACCACGCTGTCCCGGGGAGAGGTGATCGTCGACGACTACGCGGTGGTTGGAGAAGCAGGACGAGGCAGGTGGCTGCCCAGGTCGACCCAGTCGCTCGGCGTGTGA
- a CDS encoding NCS1 family nucleobase:cation symporter-1, translated as MSAIRSVAVPHTPDLEDVPAGLEESPLWNPDLAPTPPHARTWSTYNIAALWIGMSVVITTYTLASGLMQQGMTWWQALGTILLGNTIVLIPMMLNAHAGTKYGISFPVMCRASFGVYGANVAALLRAAVACGWFGIQTWIGGLALSALLTAAWPAWADVPGATWIAFGVFWLIQVLIILRGTEGVKVLESFAAPLLLAGGIVLLVWAIRSGGGLGSMLRQSERLGGDVSNFWAVFPAGLTASVGYWATLSLNIPDFTRYARSQRSQMWGQALGLPTTMTAFAFIGVAVTAATMVVFGEPIWDPVELIARIGSPAVIIGGALIIVIAQISTNMAANVVSPANDFSNLAPRRISFVTGGLITAVIGIMIMPWRLYSDAAAYIFTWLIGYSSLMGALGGILIADYWVLRGQRLSVADLFRTNGRYRYLGGFNLRALFAFALAVAPVLPGFMRAASVPGGVVATPVLTDTLYTYAWFVTFALSFVLYLLFSFVVPAASGGGTSTIESSTD; from the coding sequence GTGAGCGCAATCCGCTCCGTCGCCGTGCCGCACACGCCGGATCTGGAGGACGTGCCCGCGGGCCTGGAGGAGAGTCCCCTCTGGAACCCGGATCTCGCCCCCACGCCGCCGCACGCGCGTACGTGGTCGACCTACAACATCGCCGCCCTGTGGATCGGCATGAGCGTGGTCATCACCACGTACACGCTCGCGTCGGGGTTGATGCAGCAGGGGATGACCTGGTGGCAGGCGCTTGGGACCATCCTGCTGGGCAACACCATCGTGCTGATTCCGATGATGCTCAACGCGCACGCCGGCACCAAGTACGGGATTTCTTTCCCTGTCATGTGCCGGGCGAGCTTCGGGGTCTACGGCGCCAACGTCGCGGCGCTACTCCGGGCCGCCGTGGCGTGCGGTTGGTTCGGGATTCAGACGTGGATAGGCGGCCTCGCGCTGAGCGCGCTGCTGACGGCCGCTTGGCCGGCCTGGGCGGACGTGCCCGGGGCGACCTGGATCGCCTTTGGTGTCTTCTGGCTGATTCAGGTGCTGATCATCCTGCGAGGCACTGAGGGCGTGAAGGTGCTGGAGAGCTTCGCCGCCCCGCTGCTGCTTGCGGGCGGCATCGTGCTGCTGGTTTGGGCCATCCGCTCGGGCGGAGGCCTGGGCAGCATGCTGCGCCAATCCGAGCGGCTCGGGGGCGACGTGAGCAATTTCTGGGCGGTGTTCCCTGCCGGCTTGACCGCGTCGGTGGGCTATTGGGCCACGCTCAGCCTGAACATCCCGGACTTCACTCGCTACGCGCGGAGCCAGCGCTCCCAGATGTGGGGACAGGCGTTGGGACTCCCCACGACCATGACCGCCTTCGCCTTCATCGGGGTGGCCGTAACGGCGGCAACGATGGTGGTGTTCGGAGAACCCATCTGGGATCCGGTGGAACTGATCGCGCGGATCGGCTCGCCGGCGGTCATCATCGGGGGGGCGCTGATCATCGTGATCGCGCAGATCTCGACCAACATGGCGGCCAACGTGGTGTCGCCGGCAAACGATTTCTCGAACCTGGCGCCGCGTCGCATCAGCTTCGTCACGGGCGGGCTGATCACCGCCGTCATCGGCATCATGATCATGCCCTGGCGGCTGTATTCGGACGCCGCCGCCTACATCTTCACCTGGCTGATCGGGTACTCGAGCCTGATGGGGGCGCTCGGCGGGATCCTGATCGCGGACTACTGGGTGCTGCGCGGCCAGCGACTCTCCGTGGCGGACCTGTTCCGGACGAACGGGCGCTATCGATACCTGGGCGGTTTCAACCTGCGCGCCTTGTTCGCGTTTGCGCTGGCGGTCGCACCGGTGCTGCCAGGCTTCATGCGAGCGGCTTCCGTGCCGGGCGGGGTCGTGGCGACACCGGTGCTGACGGACACGCTCTACACGTACGCGTGGTTCGTGACGTTCGCGTTGAGCTTCGTACTTTATTTGCTGTTCTCCTTCGTCGTGCCGGCGGCGTCCGGCGGCGGCACATCGACCATCGAATCGAGCACCGACTGA